TAAAATACAACATTTATATTTTCGTGATTCTTTCAATTCCGCGCTATAGATCAATCCGCTCATTATTGTTGATGAAAGTGGCACCGCTCTTTATTCATTCGCGTGTGACCTGCTACTCTCACTGCTTGAAGACCCCACGGTGCGCAGAAGTTACAAAAATAACCGGCAATAATTACAAAAAATCTGCTCACATTTAAAAAACGTTGCTCCTATAAAAAAATCTACTCGAATATTAACAGGCCAATAGACAGGACGATAACTTACCCCGATCAAGACACAGACGAAAATGAACGCCCGTTTTACGCAGATATGTATTCTTCCCATTTCTATATTTGGTTATAATAAAATCAACAGTTTGGATAAGCGGTTCACTTCAGAGTGGGGCTAACAGATGCCCAGAATCTTTATGTCCAGAAAATAGATTGTCCGATTCCTTTAActgtttcttcttcttctcaaCATGAGAGTGCGTTGACATGCTGCTGAATGGTGTTTTGTATCATGGGAGGGGCTAGCCCGCATGAACGCAACGCCCCATGAACTTGACTTATATTTTCTTTAAATGGGCTCTCCCGGAAGTTAGAGAGAGATGTGCaaccacagcagcaagatgtgtggccAGTTGCCCTGAGAAAAGGGCGaccagtggagcacaaacaacattgtgAACATTGatctgtttatttatcttccccCACTATTCGTACTACAACGATTTGCTCATTGTTAAAACACTGTACATATCTGATAATATAACTCTTGAAATGTCTGTATCTTTATGAAACCTTTGTGTTGTTTATTGCTTATTTCTAatagtttgttgttgatttaGTTTTTTGTTtcttctcacttttgtttattgtttatttcacttgctgtggcaatgtaaacatatgttttccatgtCAATAACACCCcattaaagagagagaattaAGAATTCATAAAGCACTTATTGTCTGCTCTTCTATCTGTTGTCTTGGCAGAACCAAGCATCTACTACAGGAATCCAGACTCCAGAGGTCCAGTCCAGAGCAAGtataactgatgtgaaatgggtagctagttagcggggtgcgcgctaatagcgtttcaatcggtgacgtcactcgctctgagaccttgaagtagttgttccccttgctatgcaagggccacggctttgtggagcgatgggtaacgatgctttgtgggaggcagttgttgatgtgtgcagagggtccctggtttgagcccaggtaggggcgaggagagggacggaagctatactgttacacaaggAGGCGTGAGTGAACATGAAATCACATAACTAGCCATTTCTGGACAACTACGACCTCACCACACTACGTCCAAAATGGCCCTAGTGctctatgggcccttgtcaaaagtagtgcactatatagggaatagaatgctATTTGAGACGCAGGCCCACTGGGTCCCTAGGAATCCAGAGAAGGGCCAATTGTTAAGCAACGTCAATGCAACCCCCGCAAACCATCTGGAGCACATTTTGTACAGAGGAAGATAGTAACGGAACAGACTCAAGCATATTCCCCATTCACAGGAAAAGGATGTACGAATGAAGGAGAAGGGATCGTACGTATTTTACAATATGTTTgagatcaaatcacattttatttgtcacatacacgtgtatagtagatgttattgcgggtgtagtgaaatgcttgtgtttctagctccaacagtgcagtaatatctaacaagtaatatctaacaatatacacaatctaaagtaaagaaattgaattaagaatatataaatatttggatgagcaatgtcagagcagcatagactaagatacagtagaataggacagAATAAGATGCTGGAATAGAACGGTTCCTTTCTGGGTAACAGATTAGTTCAACAACTACATAACTGAGCACATACAGTATGTCCTGTTGTTTCCTGTGAGGTCTTGATTGTCAACATGACACTCAACACTGAAGAGGGTCTTGTTTTGAAAACATCCTTCCTAATTCCCTTTAGTAATCACTGAAATAACACATCTACGGTAAATTGTCTGAGGCTATCACCACTCCACTTATGATATCACTGGTTACTCCAAGCCAAGGAATGGAGGATGGAAGGAAGCGTGGATTGTGTAGTAGTTGGAAATGTCCCAAGTGTTTACCCGTGACAGGTCCCGCAGTACTAACTGTCACCACTAGAGGAGGTGTATTTGACGGTGACGGCTGTGTTTGGTGCTGTGTTTACATCTGCGTGCTGTTGACGTGGAAGAGACACAGAAGAAAGATGGCGGCGCCCTCTGCAGAGCAGCAGAACGGCCAAAGTGATGAATCTGATCTACAAAGCCCCATATCGACAAATGATGAAGACTCCGAAACAGGATCGGGGGATGGAGCACTCCCCGACTACGTTGTCGACTTGATAGAGAAAGAAATCGGAGTGGATCTGAAGTCGCTGAAGAAAGTTAGCGCGCTCCTGGAGAAACTGACAGCGGAAAACAAGTTGCTGGAGGAGCAGGTAGCTAGAAAGCGCGTTGTTAACTTCATGTTGCACACTCAAATCAGCTTTCAATGCTGTATCAATTATTGCATGAAAAATAATAGAATCGTTAATAATGCGAATATTATTCTGCCCCTTGACTGCAGCTAGTTAATGTAAGTAATACAAACATGATCTATCCAACTAGCTAACCTTTGCTAGCTAGTTTAAGGGCGTGCATTTCCCTTGCTGACAGGTCTTCCTCCACCCACCTTCTCAGGTTCTGACGGTGTCCAGTTCGGTGCCGCTGCGGGTGTCAGCAGCGCTGTCTGCAGCCGAGGAGTCCCGTGTGTCTCTGGAaggtttgctacagcaggagagGGTCCTGTCCAACACCCTGATACAGCACCTGCAGGGCGCCCAGCCCTGGGCAGACAGCCTGGGACGGCCCCTGGAACAGCTGGACAACATAGAGAAACACATGAAATACCTGCAGTGTCTGTCACGCATTGAAGAACTCAGGTGAGCAACAGTATTATTATTTTCCTATTCTTGTAGTTGGACAATATATTTGACAGTATTCAAAGATAGGAACCTGattggaatacacacacacaaaatggtaTCCTACTGTATGTTAAGGTGTTCTGCTAACTGTCGGTCTCTCCTCCCACAGTGACAGCATCCAGCAGTGTCTGATGACCAACAGTATATGGGAGGCAGTGGTGGCGGTGGGCAGCATGGCCAGTCTAGATGTGGGCCTAAAGCAGTCTGGCTGCTCTCATCTCCAGGCCTTCCTCAGAGAGACACTATGCTTCTGGCACAAGATCATTATGGACAGACTTGCTGGGTATGTATGTATGAATGGGTCAGACGGGGCAGGCAGTGTGTTGTGTTAGCGTGCCGGGCCGGGCCGGGCCGGAGCAGAAGGACTGGAGATGGAGAACTCTGTGTTAGTTATTAGGATCTCTATTTAGATCAGTGGTcagcaaccctggtcctggagagcaaCCGGCCATGCAGGCCTTTGTTCCAGCCTGGCACTAACCCATCTAAATCAGTCTAAATGATTAGTTGACCAGGTGTATTTGTGTTGGGCCAGAACAAGTAAgacacacccagtagctctccaggaccggGCTTGGTGATTCACAGTTATTATGATGATCCAAAGTCAAGCTACGTCAGACCTGAATGGGATTTTTAACTCCTCCTCTGTCTGGCAGTGATTTTGAGGAGTTGCTGATCCAGCTCCACTGGCCGTTCATCTCTCCTCCcacccagtctctctccccccctgccAACGCTCAGGAGCTCCACAGCCAGCTGGAGCTACTGGTGGCCCAGCTCCTGTCTCTACAGACCTCGTATCCTTCACCCTAATATAGTGTTATCAGTGTCGAAGACATACACACTACCATTATCGTCTGTTATACATACGCTGTTATAGACACTACTAGGTTATAGACACTACTAGGTTATAGACAGGACTGGGTTATAGACAGGACTGGGTTATAGACACTACTAGGTTATAGACAATACTAGGTTATAGACAGGACTGGGTTATAGACACTACTAGGTTATAGACACTACTAGGTTATAGACAGGACTGGGTTATAGACACTACTAGGTTATAGACACTACTAGGTTATAGACAAGACTGGGTTATAGACAGGACTGGGTTATAGACACTACTAGGTTATAGACAAGACTGGGTTATAGACACTACTAGGTTATAGACACTACTAGGTTATAGACACTACTAGGTTATAGACAGGACTGGGTTATAGACACTACTAGGTTATAGACAGGACTGGGTTATAGACACTACTAGGTTATAGACAGGACTGGGTTATAGACACTACTAGGTTATAGACACTACTAGGTTATAGACACTACTAGGTTATAGACAGGACTGGGTTATAGACACTACTAGGTTATAGACAGGACTGGGTTATAGACAGGACTGGGTTATAGACAGGACTGGGTTATAGACACTACTAGGTTATAGACAGGACTGGGTTATAGACAGGACTGGGTTATAGACAGGACTAGGTTATAGACAGGACTGGGTTATAGACACTACTAGGTTATAGACACTACTAGGTTATAGACAGGACTGGGTTATAGACAGGACTGGGTTATAGACACTACTAGGTTATAGACAGGACCGGGTTATAGACACTACTAGGTTATAGACAGGACCGGGTTATAGACACTACTAGGTTATAGACAGGACTGGGTTATAGACAGGACTGGGTTATAGACACTACTAGGTTATAGACACTACTAGGTTATAGACAGGACTGGGTTATAGACAGGACTAGGTTATAGACAGGACTGGGTTATAGACACTACTAGGTTATAGACAGGACTGGGTTATAGACAGGACTGGGTTATAGACACTACTAGGTTATAGACACTACTAGGTTATAGACACTACTAGGTTATAGACAGGACTGGGTTATAGACACTACTAGGTTATAGACAGGACTGGGTTATAGACAGGACTGGGTTATAGACAGGACTGGGTTATAGACAGGACTGGGTTATAGACAGGACTAGGTTATAGACACTACTAGGTTATAGACACTACTGGGTTATAGACACTACTAGGTTATAGACAGGACTGGGTTATAGACAGGACTGGGTTATAGACACTACTAGGTTATAGACAGGACTGGGTTATAGACACTACTAGGTTATAGACACTACTAGGTTATAGACACTACTAGGTTATAGACACTACTAGGTTATAGACACTACTAGGTTATAGACAGGACTGGGTTATAGACAGGACTGGGTTATAGACAGGACTAGGTTATAGACAGGACTGGGTTATAGACAGGACTGGGTTATAGACACTACTAGGTTATAGACAGGACTGGGTTATAGACAGGACTGGGTtatagacacagtgcattatataCACTCTGCACACTTCTTCATACACTAGCTTCATTCTTCATACATTCCCAGTCACAGATATACTGTTCCCCACACACTTCCTAAGATATTGACTGATATTGATGTTATCGTTTTACATTGAGACATTGTACTGAGATGAATACCTGGCCAGTTTCTTTAACCTGTTTCTCAGTGATGATCTCATATCAGAGAAGCCACCCTCTGTGTCCCGTGTAGGGTTGCCCCCGACGACAcccctgtctcttcctgtccAGATCATGTTGCTTCCTCTGAGCAAGAGGTTTCGATACCACTTCACTGGAAACCGTCAGACCAACTCACTCAACAAGgttagagcaacacacacacacacacacacacacacacacacacacacacacacacacacacacacacacacacacacacacacacacacacacacacacacacacacagagagcatgtctcaaacacacacagacagagagactgtgacAATAACAAgaacctccatctctgtctccatgcAGCCTGAGTGGTTCCTGACCCAGGTCCTGATGTGGATGGGTAACAGCTCCAACTTCATGGAGGAGAAGATCCAGCCCATTCTGGACAGAAATGGAGCTAACGTCAACGCCAAGGTTAGAGGATCAGCCGCTAAATGATCATCTAGAATCCTGACTTCATGTGCCATTGAAGTATTTGTTCACCCCCAAGATTCAAAGCAGTCTGAAGTCAAGCTGAGTCCATTGCAGTCATCTGTCAATCATAGCAGCTCTTGATGTCCACAGTCATATGAGAGGATATAAGcatatatatatgaatataataatatatattggTTACAGCTATTGAAGTACCTCATGTCATCCCTCCCGTCCCCACCAGGTGGAGCTGTGTCGCGGTCTACTCACCCTGGCCCAGGAGAAGCTAGCGTCAGATGCTCCTCGGCTGCTCTACGACGACGCTCTCTTCTGCCACCTGGTGGATGAGATCCTGCAGTTCGAGAGGGAGTTGCGCACCAGCCACTCCTACCCCAGCACCCTGCCCGGAGTGCTGCATGTACTGCTGGAGGAGGTCGTGCTGCAGAAGTGGCTCACTGTGGAGaggaagagtgagtgagagagaggcagcagtGGAGCATCTCTCATCGTTCCCTGCTctttccccttggccctaaccctCCAATTTCCACAGATCTGAAGGGGCTGGATAGGTATAAGCGGTGTACTGGCAGAGCTTCCGCCATATAGCTTCTACCTTACAGATCTGCAAACATTGAAGGGTTTGGGTGAAGGGAAGGGGTAGGAAGCCATTTGGGACTGACAAAGAGATTGATTTTATGTGGGATTTTACTCTGTTAGACTCCGTTTATGTCAGTGTATGTGATTTAGTGAATGTGTGATGTGTGCTCATCCcaactgtgtgtctctctgtagtggCGATAGAGAAGGTGGATGCCATGCTGTCTGCTGAGGGGGCTTGGAGCTCCCAGTACAAAGACATCAGTGACATGGACGAACTCAAGGCTCCAGACTGCGCTGAGACCTTCATGACCTTACTGCTGGTCATCACTGGTAGGATTATTAACTACTTTATCACtttatcactgtctgtctgtctgtctgtctgtctgtctgtctgtctgtctgtctgtctgtctgtctgtctgtctgtctgtctgtctgtctctctctgtgtctgtctgtctgtgtgtgtgtgtgtgtgtgtgtgtgtgtgtgtgtcttggtggTGGTCACCGCTCATCCCTCTGTTTGTCGTAGAGGGACGACCTGCTGTTGGGGCAGCCTCTgacttacttctctctctctgtccccttctctccctccctctctctgctttccctttctcccccctccacctccctctatcatccttctcccctgctcctctctctccccctcaatcTCTAATGCTCCCCCTCCCAGACCGCTACCGTGCCCTCCCCTGCCCTCGTGCCCAGCTGCGTTTCCTGGCGCTACAGAGAGAGCTGGTGGACGACTTCCGTATCCGCCTCACCCAGGTGATGAAGGAAGAGTCCCGTAACCCGCTGGGCGCTAGATACTGTGCTATTCTCAACGCTGCCAACTACATCTCCACCGTGCTGGGGGACTGGGGAGACAACGTGGTACGTGGCCCCTCGGAGTCATCACACTGTTGCTatacaaaacatattgatgcagtagtagctaagatggggagagtccagaacagactatgggaggcgcacagtactacatagagccatgactacatgaactctattccacatcaggtaactgacgcaagcagtaaaattacatttaaaaaacagattaaaaaacaccttatggaacagcggggactgtgaagcaacacaaacattgacacacacacacacacacacacacacacacacacacacacacacacacacacacacacacacacacacacacacacacacacacaaacatatgcactatacatacacatggatttagtactgtagatatgtggtagtggtggagcaggggtctgagggcacacagtgtgttgtgaaatctgtgagtGTATtgcaatgttttaaaattgtataaactgccttcattttgctggaccccaggaagagtagctgctgccttggcagcatctAATGGTGATCCATAACAAATACAAAAATACTTCTCCACATACTGCccgactgtctgtctgcctgtctgtcagtctgtctgactGTACATGTGTTGTCAGTTCAGAAGTAGTATGCACATCCAATAATTCTCCAGGTTAAGGGGACAGAAAAAACCACATCACACTTTCACTCTGCTGTATGGTCCCTCCTTTTGCTGCACCGCTCCAGAGGTCTTCTTCAAGGCTGTTCAATTGActttgctctctcctcctctcttcttcctcagtTCTTCCTGCAGCTGCAGCAGTCAGCTGTGGCCCTGGGGGAGGAGGAGCTGTTGGGGCCGCTGGGGGTCACTGAGTCCGGCCGTCTGGCCTCTCTGGAGGGGTCTCTGTTTGAGGGGCTCCTGGGGCtgctggagaggctgagaggagacatGCTGGGCAGGTTACTGGAGGCTGTCATGAGGGATGTACAGAAGAAGGCCCAGCCCTACTGCAGGGACAGGTCAGTGGAGACACTCTTCGCTTAGAGGAAGGGTTCTTTCTGTTGAATCTAGTTCCTCTCAAGATGTAGTCCTATTTTTGGAGTTTTAAACACTAGGCGCCCACTGTCGCCTTGCTTTGCTTGGTGTTTAGGCCCAGGCTGAttgtaagcactttgtgacaaatgTCTTTGTCCTGTAACACGCCTGGACAGTAGGAATGAAATGTGATTTCTTGAAAGAATCTGGTAGAGCTCAGATCATCACCTACAGCCACCATATACCCAATTGAACAACAAAATGTTGGAGTGAACAAAATGTTAAAAAGTAGAATGACACTAACGTGTATCCTTCTCCTCCCAGGTGGCTGTCTCTGCCGTCCCAGTGTGACCAGGCCACCATGTCCCTGTCCAGTTTAGCCTGTCCTCTGATGCTCTGTCTCAGGGACCACCTGCTCCAGCTGCAGCAGATGCTGTGTCTGCCTCTCTTCCAGATGGGCTGGCAGGACCTGGCTGAGAGGCTGGACCTCTTCCTCTACCAGAATGTGAGTCACACTGCTGGTCTGCTACAATTGGAATTAATCAGATAGTTGACTTAATTAAATATTTTAACTTTTAGTGATTTTGCAGATACTACTGTCTGGAGTGACTTAAAAGAAGGTAATTAGATTGTCACACATCATTAGACACATCTGTTCTCAAATACATGAAAAGTACAATGGCTACTGACTAATTGTAATGATAAAATACAGACATAAGAAATAGGATGAAGCAGTAGAGAATGTATTTTGGGGGGTAAATCACATCTCTATTAACTTCTGGAGCTGCTACCTGTCTCCCTCAGGTGATTCTGTATAACCACTTCAACGAGGGGGGTGCAGCCCAGCTCCAATTCGACATGACAAGAAACCTCTTCCCTCTGTTTGGACACTACTGCAAGAGGCCTGAGAACTTCTTCAAACAGTGAGTGGGCCATTTCATACAATGGCAATTCTGCTGACAATATCACCTGGAAACATTGTCCACTGTACCATAATCTTTAGAAGAGACCTACAGTTTGTTTGTAGTTCCTTAGGTTATTAAATGTCCTGCACAGGGGTTGAATTCCTTGTCAAATAATTTCTAGGTAAAAATGATTGgtcatgtctccctctctcagtgtGAAGGAGGCCTGCGTCATCCTGTGTCTGAATGTGGGCTCAGCTCTTCTTCTACGAGACGTCCTGAGGCAGGCTGAGGAGGAACCAGGGACCCCGGAGGGCAAGCAGCCCAGCCCTGTGTCAGCCCTCAACGAGCTGGGGGTCTACCGCCTGGCCCCCTGCGACGTCCTCATCCTGCTCAACCTCAGGGCCTCCTGGCCGGGAAAGTGAGGGGAGATAGGAGGAGGAAcagtagcctggtcccacatGTGTTTTTGACAACTCCTATGGTCTTTGTGATGCCGATTGGCCATAGGAGTTGAGCAAGGCAGCACTAACAGATCTGTGACCAGGCTAGGACGGGCTTCAGCTGGCAAAGAACAACCACTACCAATGAACTACACCGTATCCCAGAAACCTGGAATAGACCGCTCTCATTCCTGAATACTCCTGTCCTATCCCGTTTAATCACAGTTTTGTTTACTTTGCCGATCCTCTGTCTACAAGCTCAGCACTTGTTCCATATCAACTCACCACTCCTGGCCTAGACGCAGGAGAGAGACCTCGACTGGAGACTGATGGATGTGTTTACATCAACTGCTCATGTAGATGACATTATTTGTCTATTGACTGACAGCCCAGACTTCTGTCTTCTGGTGGAGGAGATCTAGTAGTACCACCACGTTACATGGTGTGGAAGGGTATTTCAGGAGGTCCccttctcacttcctgacagggaCTGTTGTCTTTAACCAGACGAGAGATAGGAGACCTTAACACTGCTGTTTTAAGCAGTCCAGTGCATTTGATAACAACAACAGCCCTGTCTGTCACATTAGCTTATTTAATGTCATATACATTTGTAAAGAAGTGAGAAATAAAAACGTTTAAATCCCGGAAATGTAATTTATGTCAGTAACTGCCTTTTTGACAACAAATCATGTACGTTCATGCTAATGTATTTCAGAGTGAAAGATTCTGATGAAGTCACTCCAGTGAGATAAGTGGGCCTCAGCAGCCTGCCTAGGTACAGTATGCCATAGAAACAGAAGCAGTGTTGGAGACACTGAGGTATAATGAGCGCTAGAGACTGCATCTATATGTCCGACTGTTTAAGGTAATCTACTGACATTCATGACCAGGTTTCATCCGGTTTATACGGACCAACATCACATGTGCACTAGCACTTAGTGCGCAAAGGAAGTAGCGATTACGTCATCTGAAAAAACAGCAGACATTGGATGAATATTAACATGTTAATGGACTTGTTTGATATTGcaggtgactgctgactgactgatctacaaatcaccttgcatcataaataacgaCTCATTATTTGTaggtcagtcagtcacaattgaCCTATGATACATCACGTTTTGATGCTCTCCAACAGGACAACTGTCTTCAGCTGTGAGCACTGGGGGGAAATAATTCAAATAATTAAATGGCTGTTTTGTGCACAAAGGTTATGACTAAAGTGTCTTATTAGGAATTTTCCAATCTGACTTTTTTCTATGTGGCCGTCTATGGAAATGGGCTTTCTGGGCCGGGTGTCAGTTAAACTGCAGTGCCGAAGCAAAACTGTAGGAGCAGTTGAAACAATGCTTCAAGACCAGAACCCTGGTCCCTTTAGCTGGAGAACATCAAATCCATGATGCATTGTGGGTAAATGGTGACTGACTGATCTCCAAATAATAATCAGTAGTTAAATATGATCCAAGGTCGAACAAGCCCATTATCTCTAGAAAGGGCCGTCTGGTAAACTCATGGATCGGTAGGGCGACACCACTGAGGTATAAAGAACGGCGCGACACTCATTTTCTGTTAATTCGGCGCCATCTTCTGGACACCAAAATCATTAGTGGTCTGCAATCATCTAGTCTGGTCTGATGCTGTTTCCGGTTTGTGCCTGCACGCCGATTTTGTGATCTACGGTGGAGCTACGTTTGTGTTTTCCAAATAAACCCGGCGGATTTGAACGAGTCTTTTGTTGTCACCATGTCCACTGCCCTCGAGAGCTACATCAACCGTATCCTTTGAACTAAATTATTTCTGGTACAGTCACTGAATGGGACTTTTGCTGATGAATCGCGTGATTATTGATGCGTGGGTGCTTTGGCCTGCTAGATTGAGCTTTGCTAGCAATAGCATCACATATGGGTTTTTAGTAGAATGACATGTAACTGTGCGCTAGTTAGATAAAATATAATAGAAATGATTTTGGAAGCCAAACATAGGTACATGTTcatccaaatgtgttatttaagcaataaggcccgaggaggtgtggtatatggccaatataccacggctatgggCTGTTCTTTAGCACGACTCAAAGCTGAGTGCCTGAATACAGCCcttggctgtggtatattggcaatataccacaaacccccgaggtgccttattgctattataaactgtttacaaatgtaattagaacagtaaaaatacatgttttgtcatacctgtggtatactgtctgatatacaacggctttcagctaatcagcattcagggcttgaaccaccaagTTTATAATAGCAAGCTAACTATGGATTTGTCGTGCAAGCTCAACAGTATTGCTGCATGTGCAGCTTCTCATGAAatagcagcctggtctcatatgccttgattggggcggcaggtagcctggtggttagagcgttggactagaaaggttgcaagatcgaatccctgagctgacaaggtaaaaacctgtcgttctgcccctgaacaaggcagttaacccactgttcctaggccgtctttgaaataagaatttgtgtttaactgacttgcctagttcaataaaggtaaaataaaatgctcaatgggtgaca
This is a stretch of genomic DNA from Salvelinus alpinus chromosome 11, SLU_Salpinus.1, whole genome shotgun sequence. It encodes these proteins:
- the rint1 gene encoding RAD50-interacting protein 1, whose protein sequence is MISLVTPSQGMEDGRKRGLCSSWKCPKCLPVTGPAVLTVTTRGGVFDGDGCVWCCVYICVLLTWKRHRRKMAAPSAEQQNGQSDESDLQSPISTNDEDSETGSGDGALPDYVVDLIEKEIGVDLKSLKKVSALLEKLTAENKLLEEQVLTVSSSVPLRVSAALSAAEESRVSLEGLLQQERVLSNTLIQHLQGAQPWADSLGRPLEQLDNIEKHMKYLQCLSRIEELSDSIQQCLMTNSIWEAVVAVGSMASLDVGLKQSGCSHLQAFLRETLCFWHKIIMDRLAGDFEELLIQLHWPFISPPTQSLSPPANAQELHSQLELLVAQLLSLQTSDDLISEKPPSVSRVGLPPTTPLSLPVQIMLLPLSKRFRYHFTGNRQTNSLNKPEWFLTQVLMWMGNSSNFMEEKIQPILDRNGANVNAKVELCRGLLTLAQEKLASDAPRLLYDDALFCHLVDEILQFERELRTSHSYPSTLPGVLHVLLEEVVLQKWLTVERKMAIEKVDAMLSAEGAWSSQYKDISDMDELKAPDCAETFMTLLLVITDRYRALPCPRAQLRFLALQRELVDDFRIRLTQVMKEESRNPLGARYCAILNAANYISTVLGDWGDNVFFLQLQQSAVALGEEELLGPLGVTESGRLASLEGSLFEGLLGLLERLRGDMLGRLLEAVMRDVQKKAQPYCRDRWLSLPSQCDQATMSLSSLACPLMLCLRDHLLQLQQMLCLPLFQMGWQDLAERLDLFLYQNVILYNHFNEGGAAQLQFDMTRNLFPLFGHYCKRPENFFKHVKEACVILCLNVGSALLLRDVLRQAEEEPGTPEGKQPSPVSALNELGVYRLAPCDVLILLNLRASWPGK